In one window of Pseudomonas putida DNA:
- a CDS encoding TetR family transcriptional regulator C-terminal domain-containing protein, whose product MTQEARYNRMAPEERKAILVQATLACLKRDGFQGASIRKISAEAGVSVGLISHHYSGKDELVAEAYRAVTGRVMGLLREAMAQAAPNARERLSAFFRGSFCAELLDPQLLDAWLAFWGAVKTAEAINQAHDHSYSEYRNELAALLAALAGEEGWQAFDADLAAISLSALLDGLWLESGLNPNTFTPEQGVQICEAWVDGLQAGGRRRFSLPGGC is encoded by the coding sequence ATGACCCAGGAAGCCCGCTACAACCGCATGGCACCCGAAGAGCGCAAGGCCATCCTGGTCCAGGCGACCCTGGCCTGTCTCAAGCGCGATGGCTTCCAGGGCGCGTCGATCCGCAAGATCTCCGCCGAGGCAGGGGTGTCGGTAGGGCTGATCAGTCACCATTATTCGGGTAAGGACGAACTGGTCGCCGAGGCCTACCGCGCTGTGACTGGGCGGGTCATGGGCCTGCTGCGCGAGGCCATGGCGCAGGCCGCACCCAATGCCCGCGAGCGCCTGTCGGCGTTCTTTCGCGGATCGTTCTGCGCCGAGTTGCTCGACCCGCAGTTGCTCGACGCCTGGCTGGCCTTCTGGGGGGCGGTGAAAACCGCCGAGGCGATCAATCAGGCGCACGACCACTCCTACTCCGAATACCGCAACGAACTGGCCGCACTGCTGGCGGCGCTGGCCGGCGAGGAGGGCTGGCAGGCCTTCGACGCGGACCTCGCCGCGATCAGCCTGAGCGCCTTGCTCGATGGCCTGTGGCTCGAATCGGGGCTCAATCCCAACACCTTCACCCCGGAACAGGGCGTGCAGATCTGCGAGGCCTGGGTCGATGGCCTGCAGGCCGGCGGGCGTCGGCGCTTCAGCCTGCCGGGAGGCTGTTGA